One genomic region from Magallana gigas chromosome 3, xbMagGiga1.1, whole genome shotgun sequence encodes:
- the LOC136274203 gene encoding zinc finger CCHC domain-containing protein 12-like has product MEEKLKEEIEQLRIKLLHVEARQAATSKSTPPVYIKSERKLPKLAGRPVKDSDPDVEDWVTDMRDHIVNIPTNDEKIEFVLDHLTGNAKTEIRMRPSDMKKTADDILKIVEETFKIQDNLAQLRHKFYEREQTENESLETYSLSLMKLMHSINKKEGGDSSNNEKILTEKFIDGVRDYQLKRELRRFSMENPSMPFIEFRGRVLLWVDDRQPNSSKSAASINKVSIEETTPETQSNDILEVIKKQQELLEKQQKQIDFLTQMVPRQQFHYRGRGIHSDRGRSRGRGYRRSLGRSNTITCYHCHEEGHKKPDCPKLSATARKISLDDPKAQPSQ; this is encoded by the coding sequence ATGGAAGAAAAGCTGAAAGAAGAAATAGAACAATTGCGGATAAAACTTCTTCATGTTGAAGCGAGGCAAGCGGCTACATCCAAATCAACACCGCCTGTCTACATAAAATCCGAACGAAAACTCCCCAAGTTAGCTGGAAGACCCGTCAAAGACTCTGATCCAGATGTCGAAGATTGGGTAACAGACATGAGAGATCATATTGTAAATATTCCAACAAATGATGAGAAAATTGAGTTTGTATTGGACCACCTCACTGGAAATGCTAAAACGGAAATCCGAATGCGTCCATCCGATATGAAAAAAACAGCGGATGacatattgaaaattgttgaagaaacatttaaaattcaagACAATTTGGCCCAACTCAGACACAAATTTTATGAGAGAGAGCAAACAGAGAATGAAAGTTTAGAAACATATTCCCTATCCTTAATGAAACTTATGCACAGTATTAACAAGAAAGAAGGGGGTGACAGTTCAAACAATGAGAAAATTCTGACTGAAAAGTTTATTGATGGTGTAAGAGATTATCAACTCAAGAGGGAACTACGAAGGTTTTCCATGGAAAATCCATCAATGCCCTTTATAGAATTTCGCGGACGTGTGCTATTATGGGTTGATGACCGACAGCCAAATTCGTCGAAAAGCGCTGCTTCAATCAATAAAGTTTCAATTGAAGAAACAACGCCAGAAACTCAAAGCAATGATATTCTGGAGGTGATTAAGAAACAACAAGAGCTTCTTGAAAAACAGCAGAAACAAATTGATTTCCTCACACAAATGGTACCCCGGCAACAGTTTCATTACAGAGGACGCGGCATTCATTCCGATAGAGGTAGAAGCAGAGGACGAGGATATAGACGTAGTTTAGGCAGATCCAATACCATCACATGTTATCACTGTCACGAAGAGGGTCACAAGAAACCTGATTGTCCGAAACTTTCAGCAACGGCAAGGAAGATTTCTCTGGACGACCCAAAAGCCCAACCCTCTCAGTGA